The Capsicum annuum cultivar UCD-10X-F1 chromosome 3, UCD10Xv1.1, whole genome shotgun sequence genomic sequence AATATCGACTTTTTATGGCCCCTGAGTGCACCCACCAGCAACATGTCACCACCTTCATCCTTCTCCCATACTAATATTGACCTATCGCAAGCACCCGAATATAAAACAGGATGAGTGCTACTCCCTCCAACTGCTAGTGCATTTACACCAGATTTATGTTTCTCTAGTGTACAGCCTAGTGAATGTTTCTTCTCTTCAAATCCCTTTCTCcaaatcttgattttcttgtcAGCTGATCCTGTAAAAACATCCCCGTCTACTGATATTTCTAGAGCGTTGATCGCGTCATCATGTGCATTTGCTATCGATTCCAGGCACTTAAAATCAGTGGTGCGCCAAATTTTAAGTGTTCGATCCCATGAAACGGAGTAGAGGAACGACTCGTCGTTGGAAAGGGCTAGTGCTGAGACTGTATCAACATGATGCACCCATGTGGACTCCTTGTGGCGCCTGATCTGAACATGGTTTTTCGGCATCATAAATTTAAAGGCTCTGTCACTAAGTATTGGGAGAGTAGCCAAGTGAACAATATTCGGGGTATCTGAATGGTGGTTTTCGATTCTCCAGACTCTGATTTTGTGGTCTTGATGAGCACTAAAGACCTTATCAGCCAAAATTACTAGAGACTTCACTGCACCTTTCCCTGCTATAACTGTGTCAATTATACTTGCATCTATTGTGGAAGTTAAAGCCTTTTGCTCCCACATACAAATTTCTTTGTCAGAAGAGCCAGTAAAGAGGAATTTCCCAGCAAGTACAAGGGAAGATGTATAGGAATTCTGTCCCTTAAGAGTAGCTATGCATTGATGGTGAGCTCCAAGACTAAAACTTTGACTTCCTTGTTCTGCTTTCGAGCCATTGCTTGAACATGATGTTTGATAAAAGGGCATCATTCTTCATTCCCCTGACCTCTAGCTGATGATGACTTTGATTTTATGTGAGGAAGAATGGAGATAGGCAGTGGTTAGAAAATTCAAGTGGGGAGGATCTTGTGAATTGTTTGGTTGATCATAGAATATACATTTTTGGTGTCTGTCTTTGTGAGGACTGAGGAgtagagaaattaaaataggcTTCCTTAATAGAAAGTGGGAGCTAATGTTGTTACTTtcccgtttcaatttgtttgtctagtTTTGACCTAACATGGAATTTACGTGTCTGGTTTATGATCGCAAACTAAAGATATGTCATATGTCTTTAAATATGCCATGTGTAAAAGTTAGAATTAaagaattgataaaaataaaagaagatatcATTTTTGAAACGGAcgaaaaaaaataagacaaataaattttAACGgaggaaatatttattttttgaaaaagttcTATATTTTGTGTAACTTCTGTCGATTGGAAGGTTTTATCCTCATCAATGACACTTAAAGAATTGGCCCACAAAAAATAAACTAGACAAAAGTTACTTCATTAATTGTCTCACAAAGGTTTCAACTTGCATGAACCAATGTTTCTTGGAAGAACAGTATagtcttaataaaaaaatatatagtgtgaGTTAGGTACTATCAAATGGCTGACTACTTTatcatttcattttcttgactGCCTAATTGAAAAGTTAAACCATTTAGCTATTTCTTTACTGCCCTGTAATTTGGATGGTAATTAGTGTCTTTTGTACTTAGAATGCTTGTGTGCCAAAACAAGGTCAAAAAGTAGACCTTGTGTATctgctgaaaaaaaaaaaaaaatcctccagacacttataaattatagatttcaAACCCGGTAAATCAAATGCAATGTGTTAGAATCCGAACTCAAATCCATAATGTTCATATCCGAAATTCAATTAGACTAGAAGAATTCAAAGGttaatttagtgtctattcaatgATAGGGACTTAGCTAGTTgcatttcattttaaaaaaaaaagtgattggtAAAGCAGCAAAGTTAGGTACTCTCAGTAACCCGCCaatctttctcttctctttttaatttctttagtgttttataacaaaagaaaaaaatatatggagAATTTGCCAACTCACACTGCTAAAAAGTAAGTATTTACCATTGAAATTTCcccatgaaaaaaaatatttagtggCTACTTCCACAAATATTTTGACTAAATCAATGagataagaaattttttaaaatattatcacACCAAAAAATTAGAAGcttttcagtatttcaataagAATCTGTTTCCTATCATGTATTTTTCAAGTAAACTTATTCGTTGAGAAATGGGTggtaaaaacatattttataataCAAATTTCTCATTGATTCGAGGTGGGGGAAACATTTGTTTCTAGTAGTGTTAGTTGTCATTATAGAATATGTGAAAAGTTTTCCATTAGGGTGTTTTGCTCAGCATCTGATTCTAATTATGGAGGACAGTTCTGCTGCCTCTCTGGATATTGCCTTGCGCTAAATTTTGCCTTTCACGTTGACAGTTTCTCAAGTGGCACTTATAAATCATCTCGGAATATGAATCCACCTacattatattatcttatttttccaattttgaCCTTTTTTCGTATTAGTTTATTTGTCTTCCAAACATATCACATGATTTACTTATAATGCAATGTCCCAAACATTATTTTATAGTAATAGAAAAGaacttcattcaaaacttaaaaattaaattaaagattgAAATAGCAGTCCAATGTTTGTCACTTTATTCAACACTGTTTCGGTGTAATTAATTAAGGCTCAAATCTCACGTCCTTAAAAACGCTCAAGTCTCAAGGAGACTAATCACGGATCCATCACCTAActcaattttttagaaaaagagagaaaatgccTTTGAAAATATTATCCGAAGGATTTAGCCTAACTATCAATTAAGTGGAACAAGATTTAAATTTCAgcacatatatatacaagtaaatgTGAGgtgattttttctaatttaataaTTATACTGATGAGAGTCCTTAAGGTATGCATAAATCGATACGAATATATAGAAGTAAGAAGTCAATGAATATCTAACTACAATAGTAATCATTTTGCTAACTACAATAGTAATCATTGAATTAAAGCATGGAATTGAATGTGATCCAAAATATAGGACAATGAAGGAAACCTACCTGCCAAATTAGGTTTTGCTtaaaaaatactccctccgtttcataataaatgaattattgtagtattttttatgtttcaaaataagtaaatcgttgaaatttttttccaaatttaacCTTAAGAATTTGACAATCAAGGAGCTGATTTGACAACCAAGACTTATCATAAATATGATTCTGTACTTTGAAaaggggtaaaaatgaaaaactatgttaaatttatatttttgattctttttcttaatttatatgtcaaaatctaacaattcatttattataaaatggAAGAAGTACTACTAAAGACACTATTCTATGGGACTGTCTTTACCTAAAGGATCTCTAAAGGGAAACTTCTATACTACTACTATTAAATGTGTACAATTTCTAGGTTACATACTTATCGAAGACTTATAATTGGAATAAATTATAGTATGGTTCTGCGTCCACTTGTTTGCAGGAATACAGGGAATTGATTGTTTGACTAACAgaaataataaatcaaatcacCAATTAATTAAGTCTTTgctctttagttttttttttttttttaatataataaaaatatgttttaagatACGTGCACATTTATTTAGTATGCATTTGACCTTAGATtctaaatatttttcactttacttaaaattgagaaaatggcCAAAGCCTTCGTCCCTCTTGACCCCCAAATCCCAATTGCACACCATATTTTGGGGGGTCCTATAATtctctgaactattttaaaatgaaatatatacTCTTCTAAAAACTCATACCtaaattttatttcaagtagTGGCCTGCACGCGTTGTCACGTGTCATGCCACGTAATTCCATGtcatattatctttttttatctaaaaaattactctctccatttaaaaaagaatgatctagttTGActtgtcaaatgtaccaaaaccaaaatgtccttcaatcttgtggtcttaaatatggCTCgtggaaagttagaattaaaaagttgctcaaaaagaaaaggggtcgttctttttaaatggactaaaataggaagtaggttattctttttgaaacggatggagtaattattttactttatatattattttttttatctaaaaaattaattattttactttatatatttttcttttttcgctAATCCCGGCCATGGCCGCCGCCGAGTGTCGTCCACCGGAACCTCATATCGAATTTGAAATTTCCAACAATTTTAAAGTcggaaataataaacaacatcgaatttgAAATTTCCGACAATCTTGAAGTGGAAAATAATgaacaacatcaatttttaaatttccaaCGATCTTAAATCCGAaaacaacgaacaataccaatttcaaaattttcaacgaccttaaagccggaaacaatgaacaatatcgaatttaaaattttcgatgactttaaagtcggaaacaatagagattcaacgaccttgaagtcggaaataatggacaatacccattttaaaatttacgacgaccttgaagtcggaTATGatggacaatatcgattttgAATTTCCAACGACCTTGAAGTTGGAAACAATGAGCaatactcattttaaaattttcgacaatCTTGAAGTCGGAACCAATTGATTTTGTgtttggagatgaggaagatgataaattagtcttgggTGCCATTGAtgaattctttagtttttttatttgtgagaaaggaggaggagggggaggaagaagaagattatatatatttatgtaaagaaatattaaaaataaatttataatttataattttcgTTTTCACTCTCTTTAAGAGAGTGAAACACTCTCTTGTCATGCTAGTTTTTAGGAgtgtaataatttcactttaaaatagttcacaagggtaataggatcccgcaaagtataagtgtgtagttaaGATTTGAGGTAAAGATTGGGgggcttttggccattttcttCGTAAAATTTATGGAGTTGGATCGGAGTTGAAGATGGAGTACTTgtgtttgattatattttttgagAACTTTTGGAATAATGTCCATCGTTGAATGTACTTACAAATAAAACTTCAAAAGTGAAAAGCGAGTTGAAAAACAGGTTATAAATTgtttttcaactttcaaataagttgaatttgaaattttatgatcCAACATTAATTTATGGCCAAATGGGTCTTGTGTCTAAATTTCCTCTTGTTTCACCTTCAATCTATAGGAAACTAGGTTTGGTCGTCTAGacattaaaaatattacttaCATAAGAAATGGAATTATGATTCACTCGTTGCTTctcctaattttattttttttctagtttaaaaTAAAGTCTTGACTCTTGACCTACCTAACTCCACAATAATCCATCTTTTACTTTAGTTTAATTTTAGCTAAACTCGTAATTAAGGAACTTTTACCATTATTTTGTGTCCATGACATCTTT encodes the following:
- the LOC107862441 gene encoding protein JINGUBANG, with translation MMPFYQTSCSSNGSKAEQGSQSFSLGAHHQCIATLKGQNSYTSSLVLAGKFLFTGSSDKEICMWEQKALTSTIDASIIDTVIAGKGAVKSLVILADKVFSAHQDHKIRVWRIENHHSDTPNIVHLATLPILSDRAFKFMMPKNHVQIRRHKESTWVHHVDTVSALALSNDESFLYSVSWDRTLKIWRTTDFKCLESIANAHDDAINALEISVDGDVFTGSADKKIKIWRKGFEEKKHSLGCTLEKHKSGVNALAVGGSSTHPVLYSGACDRSILVWEKDEGGDMLLVGALRGHKKSILCLAVVSDLVCSGSEDKTVRVWRGVERCYSCLSVIQGHTGPVKCLTVTSDQQIPSDSTYSYVLYSASLDGETKVWKVFVPFL